One genomic segment of Salarias fasciatus chromosome 8, fSalaFa1.1, whole genome shotgun sequence includes these proteins:
- the ercc4 gene encoding DNA repair endonuclease XPF — MAGPLLEFETEMFLSLFGSDGLLVTAEGMGIDRILLQFMRVYSEQGSLVLLLNTTTPEQEFFTEQLRVEGVSHLPRTVTSDIQSTERYNVYTEGGVLFVTSRILVVDFLTDRIPAHLISGILVYRAHKIIESCQEAFILRLFRQKNKTGFIKAFTDKATAFSSGFCQVERVMRNLFVKKLFLWPRFQASVNSTLERHKPEVVELHVSLTPAMRAIQSSILDIMSACLKELKRYNPTLEAEDLSLENTLGNAFEKTIRHYLDPLWHQLGAKTKALVQDLKVLRVLLLYLTQYDCITFLNLLESLRSSQKMFGANAGWLFLDSSTSMFVNARSRVYRTPESKKKLKVGAEAEKHKSSSASEVKRELVLEKSPKWEALTEVLEEIEKENKSSEHEPGRTLICASDDRTCAQLHQFIKHGSDWLLNRLYTRTIGKRDPAAAAAFELDSDKKGKGFVSKRAKGKNPASKKNTKTSKNKSRPSLTLTQMVGKNEAAGSAVMGSSGDELTEEEDEEEQLKLGLSSDAYYGVLKEPMTVIHPLKGCTDPHSLTRVLHEVEPSFVVLYDAEVSFVRQLEIYKANRPGKPLRVYFLIYGGSTEEQKYLTELSKEKKAFEHLIKEKATMVIPEEREGREDTNLDLARNLEPANATTNTRKAGGQEQSSEPSRVIVDMREFRSELPSLLHRRGLDIEPVTLEVGDYILTPETCVERKSVSDLIGSLQSGRLYTQCLSMTRYYQKPVLLIEFDPAKPFSLMARSDFRHEISSNDVSSKLTLLTLHFPRLRILWCPSPHATAELFLELKQGRAQPDAAAAQAVTAESDTVAESADLYNPGPYDFLLKMPGINAKNCRALIKNADSLADVAKLSQDRLAEILGNVNHAKSLYEFLHNVADVPAPAQKAKKT, encoded by the exons ATGGCGGGGCCTCTGCTGGAGTTTGAGACGGAGATGTTTTTGAGCCTGTTCGGCAGCGACGGGCTGCTGGTGACGGCTGAGGGGATGGGGATAGACCGCATCCTGCTGCAGTTCATGAGGGTTTACTCCGAGCAGGGCAGCCTGGTCCTTCTGCTCAACACAACCACACCTGAACAG GAGTTTTTCACAGAGCAGTTGCGGGTGGAGGGGGTGAGCCACCTTCCCAGGACGGTGACCAGCGACATCCAGAGCACTGAGCGTTACAACGTCTACACCGAGGGCGGGGTCCTGTTTGTCACCAGCAGAATCCTGGTGGTGGATTTCCTCACTGATCGCATCCCTGCTCACCTCATTTCAG GTATCCTGGTGTACCGTGCTCATAAAATCATCGAGTCCTGTCAGGAGGCCTTCATCCTTCGTCTGTTCAGACAGAAGAACAAGACGGGCTTCATCAAGGCCTTCACTGACAAAGCCACAGCCTTCTCTTCAGGCTTCTGTCAGGTGGAGCGAGTGATGAGAAACCTCTTTGTAAAGAAGCTCTTCCTGTGGCCCAG GTTCCAAGCATCAGTGAACTCAACACTGGAGAGACATAAGCCCGAAGTGGTGGAGCTCCATGTGTCGCTGACGCCGGCGATGAGAGCCATTCAGAGTTCCATCCTGGACATTATGAGCGCCTGCCTCAAGGAGCTCAAACGGTACAACCCCACCCTGGAGGCTGAGGACCTCTCTCTGGAGAACACGCTGGGAAATGCTTTTGAAAAG ACGATCCGCCACTACCTGGACCCCCTGTGGCATCAGCTGGGAGCCAAAACCAAAGCCCTGGTTCAAGATCTGAAAGTGCTGCGGGTTCTTCTTCTCTACCTCACCCAGTACGACTGCATCACCTTCCTCAATCTGCTGGAGTCGCTGCGCTCCAGCCAGAAGATGTTTGGAGCCAATGCAG GTTGGCTATTCTTGGACTCCAGCACCTCCATGTTTGTGAACGCCCGGAGCCGAGTGTACCGAACTCCCGAGAGCAAGAAGAAACTGAAAGTGGGAGCAGAAGCGGAGAAGCACAAGTCGTCCTCCGCCTCGG aggtgaagagggagctggtGCTGGAGAAGAGCCCGAAGTGGGAGGCCCTGACAGAGGTGCTGGAGGAGATCGAGAAGGAAAACAAGAGCTCTGAGCACGAACCAG GTCGAACCTTGATCTGTGCCAGCGACGACCGGACCTGCGCCCAGCTGCATCAGTTCATCAAGCACGGCTCCGACTGGCTGCTCAACCGACTGTACACTCGCACAATCGGCAAACGGGACCCGGCAGCAGCTGCCGCCTTCGAACTAGACTCCGACAAAAAGGGAAAAGGGTTTGTCAGTAAAAGAGCCAAGGGGAAGAATCCTGCttctaaaaaaaacaccaagacctcaaaaaacaaaagcagaccCTCCCTGACTCTGACCCAGATGGTGGGAAAGAACGAGGCGGCTGGTTCTGCCGTGATGGGCAGCAGCGGAGACGAAttaacagaggaggaagacgaagaaGAGCAGCTCAAGTTGGGTTTGTCATCCGACGCTTATTATGGAGTCCTGAAGGAGCCGATGACTGTCATCCACCCGCTTAAGGGCTGCACTGACCCCCACAGCCTGACCCGGGTGCTTCACGAGGTGGAACCCAGCTTCGTGGTGCTGTACGACGCTGAAGTGAGTTTTGTCCGCCAGCTGGAGATCTACAAAGCAAACCGGCCAGGAAAGCCGCTCCGGGTGTACTTCCTCATCTATGGAGGCTCCACGGAAGAACAGAAGTACCTGACAGAGCTGTCGAAGGAGAAGAAAGCTTTTGAGCACCTCATCAA ggAAAAGGCTACCATGGTGATCCCAGAGGAGAGGGAAGGGCGAGAAGACACCAATCTCGACCTCGCTCGAAATTTAGAGCCTGCCAATGCCACAACAAACACCCGCAAAGCAG GAGGGCAGGAGCAGTCCAGCGAGCCGTCCAGAGTCATCGTTGACATGCGTGAGTTCCGCAGCGAACTGCCATCCCTGCTCCACCGCCGCGGTTTGGACATCGAGCCCGTCACCCTGGAGGTCGGGGACTACATCCTGACCCCAGAGACCTGCGTCGAGCGCAAGAGCGTGAGCGACCTGATCGGCTCGCTGCAGAGCGGCCGCCTCTACACCCAGTGCCTCTCCATGACCCGCTACTACCAAAAGCCGGTGCTGCTCATCGAGTTCGACCCGGCCAAGCCCTTCTCCCTCATGGCCCGCTCCGACTTCCGCCACGAGATTTCGTCCAACGACGTATCGTCCAAACTCACCCTGCTCACGCTGCACTTCCCCCGGCTCCGGATACTCTGGTGTCCCTCCCCGCACGCCACAGCCGAGCTCTTCCTGGAGCTGAAGCAAGGCCGAGCGCAGCCCGACGCCGCGGCGGCTCAGGCGGTCACGGCCGAGTCGGACACCGTGGCTGAATCTGCAGACCTGTACAACCCCGGGCCGTACGACTTCCTGCTGAAAATGCCCGGGATCAACGCCAAAAACTGCAGGGCTCTCATTAAAAACGCGGACAGCCTGGCGGACGTCGCCAAGCTCAGCCAGGACCGGCTCGCTGAGATTCTTGGGAATGTGAACCATGCTAAGTCATTATATGAGTTTCTGCACAACGTGGCTGACGTGCCTGCGCCTGCTCAGAAAGCCAAAAAGACGTGA